Proteins from a single region of Campylobacter concisus:
- a CDS encoding glycosyltransferase, with product MQQIDIKSYNLAPIVLFVYNRLDHTKQTIEALQKNKFANKSDLFIYSDAAKNEESKQKVAEVREYIKSINGFKNITIIEREKNYGLANSIIDGVTKIVNEYGKIIVLEDDLITSPNFLKFINEALEIYKNEGKVYSVTGYSFTDNISDIESSYFLKLTSSWSWGTWADRWQKFKRDKRDLEQIISSSKQEKNLFNFDDSYDCVSMAKTQIDGKIDSWAIYWYLCVFKQKGLTLYPAKKLVKNIGFDGSGTHCSFSEHEDELVNFYPSFTKDIVEKTINRNVVSSILREKNKISIKRKIINKLKKYLSQKQKQILLILFSKVKLLFHKKDIGKNTYIDKTVNVFGWESVGIGSNTLIGEWSWLNVNGRIKNFKHIKIGNYCYLGRRNLLSSSKKLIISDYVMTSNDCKFLGSNHIYKDPMEPYIATGTTNGDTLKIGANVWIGAGVIVLGAVSVGHGSIIGAGSVVTKDIPPFSIAVGNPCKVIKRFDFKINQWCRVENFDTNLEKFMPSEEEYLKILQKNKPNINMPIMAATSRYGDLI from the coding sequence ATGCAACAAATTGATATAAAATCGTATAATTTAGCGCCAATAGTGCTATTTGTCTATAATAGATTGGATCATACGAAGCAGACTATAGAGGCCTTGCAAAAAAATAAATTTGCAAATAAAAGTGATCTTTTTATATATTCTGATGCGGCTAAAAATGAAGAGTCAAAACAAAAAGTAGCAGAGGTAAGAGAATATATAAAAAGTATAAATGGATTTAAAAATATTACAATCATTGAAAGAGAAAAAAACTATGGTCTCGCAAATAGTATCATAGACGGCGTTACAAAAATTGTAAATGAATATGGCAAAATAATTGTTCTTGAGGATGACTTAATAACAAGTCCGAATTTTTTAAAATTTATAAACGAAGCACTAGAAATTTATAAAAATGAGGGCAAAGTATACAGCGTTACTGGGTATTCTTTTACTGATAATATATCAGATATCGAAAGTAGCTATTTTTTGAAACTTACTAGCTCTTGGAGCTGGGGTACTTGGGCGGATAGATGGCAAAAATTTAAACGAGATAAAAGGGATTTGGAGCAAATCATCAGCAGCTCAAAACAGGAAAAAAATCTTTTTAATTTTGATGATTCTTATGATTGTGTCAGTATGGCTAAGACGCAGATCGATGGTAAAATAGATTCATGGGCGATTTATTGGTATCTATGCGTATTTAAACAAAAAGGACTTACGCTATATCCTGCTAAGAAATTAGTGAAAAATATTGGGTTTGATGGAAGTGGAACTCACTGCTCTTTCTCGGAACACGAGGACGAACTAGTAAATTTTTATCCTAGTTTTACAAAAGATATTGTTGAAAAAACAATAAATAGAAATGTAGTGTCTAGTATATTAAGAGAAAAAAATAAAATAAGTATAAAAAGAAAAATAATAAATAAACTAAAAAAATATCTATCTCAAAAACAAAAACAGATTTTACTAATACTATTTTCAAAAGTAAAATTACTATTTCATAAAAAAGATATAGGAAAAAATACATATATTGATAAAACGGTTAATGTATTTGGATGGGAGAGTGTTGGTATCGGTTCGAATACCCTCATAGGAGAGTGGTCGTGGCTAAATGTAAATGGGCGAATTAAGAATTTTAAACACATTAAAATAGGCAATTATTGTTATTTAGGACGGAGAAATCTTTTAAGTTCAAGCAAGAAGCTTATTATTAGTGATTATGTAATGACTAGCAACGACTGTAAATTTCTTGGAAGTAATCATATATACAAGGATCCAATGGAGCCATATATAGCAACTGGAACAACAAATGGCGATACATTAAAAATAGGGGCGAATGTTTGGATCGGTGCTGGCGTGATAGTCCTTGGAGCAGTTAGTGTAGGTCATGGCTCTATCATAGGTGCCGGCAGTGTTGTTACAAAAGACATTCCTCCATTTAGCATCGCCGTTGGTAATCCTTGTAAGGTAATAAAAAGATTTGATTTTAAAATAAATCAGTGGTGCAGAGTAGAAAATTTTGATACAAATTTAGAGAAGTTTATGCCAAGCGAAGAGGAATATTTAAAGATATTGCAAAAGAATAAGCCAAATATTAATATGCCTATAATGGCGGCTACTTCTAGATATGGGGATTTAATTTGA
- a CDS encoding NAD-dependent epimerase/dehydratase family protein has translation MKKILITGAKGFLGSSIANHFKALGYQTYGIGHGGLSIEESKEIGLDYWKKDDVSIKSILEFEQVFDVIVHCGGSGSVGFSVKCPYEDFKKTVNGTLEVLEYMRVYNNNSHLIYPSSPAVQGECEDKPIVEEYFGRPVSPYGYHKKIAEDLCQSYSEKFDLNISIVRLFSVYGNGLKKQLLWDACQKILDSSNEAVFWGTGKETRDFIHISDVLRLVDMLLKKDEKFYIINGGTGVKHTIKDVVEMIRNLVNPNINIKFNNQENVGNPIYYWADTHKLEKNGFKADKNLKQEIINYVEWIKGLDD, from the coding sequence ATGAAAAAAATATTAATTACTGGAGCCAAGGGTTTTTTAGGTTCAAGCATAGCAAATCATTTTAAAGCTCTAGGATATCAGACATATGGTATAGGACACGGCGGACTGTCTATAGAAGAGTCAAAAGAGATCGGGCTTGACTATTGGAAAAAGGATGATGTGTCGATAAAGTCAATTTTGGAATTCGAACAAGTCTTTGATGTTATAGTGCATTGTGGCGGTAGTGGCTCTGTCGGTTTTTCTGTTAAATGTCCATACGAAGATTTTAAAAAAACAGTAAATGGTACACTTGAAGTTTTAGAATATATGAGGGTGTACAACAATAATTCCCATCTTATCTACCCATCAAGTCCAGCGGTACAAGGCGAATGTGAGGATAAGCCGATCGTAGAAGAGTATTTTGGAAGACCAGTTTCTCCTTATGGGTATCATAAAAAAATAGCTGAGGACCTGTGTCAGAGTTATAGCGAAAAATTTGATTTAAATATTTCCATAGTAAGACTCTTTTCAGTATACGGAAATGGTCTTAAGAAGCAGTTACTTTGGGATGCTTGCCAAAAAATATTAGATAGTAGTAACGAAGCTGTCTTTTGGGGTACAGGGAAAGAGACAAGGGATTTTATACACATAAGTGATGTTTTGCGTTTAGTTGATATGTTGTTAAAAAAAGATGAGAAATTTTATATCATAAACGGTGGAACTGGTGTAAAGCATACCATAAAAGATGTAGTAGAAATGATAAGAAATCTAGTAAATCCAAATATTAATATAAAATTTAATAATCAAGAAAATGTTGGTAACCCAATATACTACTGGGCGGATACACACAAATTAGAGAAAAATGGCTTTAAGGCGGATAAAAATTTAAAACAAGAGATAATAAACTATGTAGAGTGGATAAAGGGACTAGATGATTAA
- a CDS encoding glycosyltransferase family 4 protein, translated as MIKVGFIGSVSKEWMGGLNYFKNLLFAINSVEKKELEVFVFVGKKIDIETKRMFQEYATVIEDSVFDRKSIKWFLSKIEKKIFKTNILLENILKKHNIQILSHAAITNLKNVKTINWIPDFQHIHLPQMFSEKEIRNRNNDFLKLIRDSDLIVLSSFDALKDMKKFAPNYEDKARVLQFVSQPNSRYFELGEHDKSLLLQKYEIKDDFFYIPNQFWKHKNHMMIFEAISELKKDGIEINIVCTGYLGDYRNKTYIDDTREFIKSNNLEDNIKLLGLVDYEDVFALIKFSKAVINPSLFEGWSSTVEECKSVGKNMILSDLDVHKEQYPNAAFFKRDSIESLKEVLKFYKIENESNVEPLEARTKKFANIYVSVCKEVLKMNEKK; from the coding sequence ATGATTAAAGTTGGATTTATAGGTAGTGTGTCAAAAGAATGGATGGGTGGATTAAACTATTTTAAAAACTTGCTTTTTGCTATAAATTCTGTAGAAAAAAAAGAGCTTGAAGTATTTGTTTTTGTTGGTAAAAAAATAGATATAGAAACAAAAAGAATGTTTCAAGAATATGCAACTGTAATAGAAGATAGCGTATTTGACAGAAAAAGTATAAAATGGTTTCTTAGTAAAATAGAAAAAAAAATATTTAAAACGAATATTTTGCTCGAAAATATCCTTAAAAAACATAATATACAAATACTTTCTCACGCAGCTATAACAAATTTAAAAAATGTAAAAACTATAAATTGGATACCTGATTTTCAACATATTCATTTACCTCAAATGTTTTCTGAAAAAGAGATACGAAATAGGAATAATGATTTTTTAAAGTTAATAAGAGATAGTGATCTAATTGTTCTTAGTAGTTTTGATGCATTAAAAGATATGAAAAAATTTGCACCTAATTATGAAGACAAGGCAAGAGTTTTGCAATTTGTTTCGCAACCAAATAGTAGATATTTTGAACTAGGTGAACATGATAAAAGTTTGTTATTGCAAAAGTATGAAATAAAAGATGATTTTTTTTATATACCAAATCAATTTTGGAAGCATAAGAATCACATGATGATATTTGAAGCCATTAGTGAATTAAAAAAAGATGGCATTGAGATTAATATTGTTTGTACTGGGTATCTAGGTGATTATAGAAATAAAACATATATTGATGATACAAGGGAATTTATAAAATCAAATAATCTTGAAGACAATATAAAACTTTTGGGACTCGTGGATTATGAAGATGTTTTTGCATTGATTAAATTCTCAAAAGCAGTAATAAATCCATCTTTGTTTGAGGGTTGGAGTTCTACCGTCGAAGAGTGTAAAAGTGTAGGAAAAAATATGATCTTGTCTGATTTGGATGTGCATAAAGAACAATATCCAAACGCAGCTTTTTTTAAAAGAGATAGTATTGAGTCTTTAAAAGAAGTACTAAAATTTTATAAGATAGAAAATGAGAGTAATGTAGAGCCATTAGAAGCAAGGACAAAAAAGTTTGCAAATATTTATGTATCAGTATGCAAAGAAGTTTTGAAAATGAATGAGAAAAAATAA
- a CDS encoding GDP-L-fucose synthase family protein — protein MDKNSKIYVAGHKGLVGSAIVKNLKSKGYENIITRTHSELELIDQKAVCEFFEKEKPEYVVLAAAKVGGIVANSTYRADFIYENLQIQNNVIHQSYVHKVKKLLFLGSTCIYPKNAPQPMSEDALLTSPLEYTNEPYAIAKIAGMKMCESYNLQYSTNFISVMPTNLYGPNDNFDLETSHVLPALIRKIHLAKLLSEEKFDAVIKDLKVKDLNEAMAYLSKFGISKDRVEIWGTGEPRREFLYSEDMADACVFLLENRDFKDTHDKNSKEIRNTHINIGTGKDISIKELANLVKNIICFKGELYFNDSKPDGTMLKLTDPSKLHFLGWKHKVELEDGIKALYEWYLEINDR, from the coding sequence ATGGATAAAAATAGCAAAATTTATGTAGCAGGACACAAGGGTCTAGTAGGCTCTGCTATAGTGAAAAATTTAAAATCAAAGGGCTATGAAAATATAATCACAAGAACTCATAGCGAGCTTGAACTTATAGATCAAAAGGCAGTTTGTGAGTTTTTTGAAAAAGAAAAGCCTGAGTACGTGGTGCTAGCTGCTGCAAAGGTCGGTGGAATAGTGGCCAATAGCACTTATAGGGCTGATTTTATATATGAAAATTTACAAATTCAAAATAATGTGATCCACCAAAGCTATGTACATAAGGTAAAAAAACTATTATTTCTGGGAAGTACTTGTATATATCCTAAAAATGCTCCACAACCAATGAGTGAAGATGCACTTTTGACATCTCCACTTGAATACACAAATGAGCCATATGCGATCGCTAAAATAGCCGGGATGAAGATGTGTGAGAGCTATAATCTGCAGTACAGTACAAATTTTATATCTGTTATGCCTACAAATTTATATGGTCCAAATGATAACTTTGATCTAGAAACCTCACATGTGTTGCCGGCGCTTATAAGAAAGATACACCTAGCAAAACTTTTAAGCGAAGAAAAATTTGATGCAGTGATAAAAGATCTAAAAGTAAAAGATCTAAATGAAGCTATGGCTTATCTTAGTAAATTTGGTATTTCAAAAGACAGAGTAGAAATTTGGGGCACAGGAGAGCCTAGACGAGAGTTTCTATATTCAGAAGATATGGCTGATGCTTGCGTATTTTTGCTAGAAAATAGAGACTTTAAAGATACTCATGACAAAAATAGCAAAGAGATAAGAAATACGCATATAAATATAGGAACTGGCAAAGATATCTCTATAAAAGAGCTAGCAAATTTGGTTAAAAATATAATTTGCTTTAAAGGCGAGCTATATTTTAATGATAGTAAGCCTGATGGCACGATGCTAAAACTAACAGACCCTTCTAAGCTCCACTTTCTTGGCTGGAAGCATAAAGTAGAGCTTGAAGATGGAATAAAGGCGCTTTATGAGTGGTATTTGGAAATAAATGATAGATAA
- a CDS encoding class I SAM-dependent methyltransferase — protein sequence MNCKICNGLAKKFDHGFILNKYHINYFQCEKCGFVQTENPYWLKESYSDAISVSDTGVIARNIIFSKIATFVMSSCVNTKCDFLDYGGGYGIFTRMMRDNGFNFYWYDKYAINLVARGFEGSISDKKYEAVTSFENFEHFENPIEEIEKIFSLTDFVLLSTELVTVPAPSTNNWWYYCLEHGQHISIFSNKTLEYIAKKYGYNLISNGRNLHIFSKKKLNNRIFLLEKIIRKLKLENFFKKKPKTDSDMNMMIEKMKMV from the coding sequence TTGAATTGCAAAATATGTAATGGTCTTGCTAAAAAATTTGATCACGGTTTTATTTTAAATAAATATCATATTAACTACTTTCAATGTGAAAAGTGTGGTTTTGTACAAACAGAAAACCCATACTGGCTTAAAGAGTCATATAGTGATGCTATTAGTGTATCTGATACTGGAGTAATTGCAAGAAATATTATTTTTTCTAAAATAGCTACTTTTGTAATGTCATCATGCGTAAATACAAAATGTGATTTTTTGGATTATGGTGGAGGGTATGGCATTTTTACACGGATGATGCGTGATAATGGCTTTAATTTTTATTGGTATGATAAGTATGCTATAAATTTAGTTGCTAGAGGATTTGAAGGCAGTATATCTGATAAAAAGTATGAAGCTGTCACTTCTTTTGAAAATTTTGAACATTTTGAAAATCCGATAGAAGAAATAGAAAAAATATTTAGCTTAACAGATTTTGTACTTTTATCAACAGAACTAGTAACGGTACCTGCACCATCCACTAATAACTGGTGGTATTATTGTCTTGAACATGGACAACATATATCTATATTTTCGAATAAAACATTAGAGTATATAGCTAAAAAGTATGGTTATAATCTTATAAGCAATGGAAGAAATTTACATATATTTTCTAAAAAAAAGTTAAATAACAGGATATTTTTATTGGAGAAAATCATTAGAAAGTTAAAGCTTGAAAATTTTTTTAAGAAAAAGCCAAAAACAGATAGCGATATGAATATGATGATTGAAAAGATGAAAATGGTATGA
- the asnB gene encoding asparagine synthase (glutamine-hydrolyzing) has product MCGILGTIPSSNETKFKSALNRLEHRGPDGFGIETIENSITLGHRRLAIVDLSDGAHQPMYDKTKRYCVIFNGEIYNFLEIKKELEAKGHAFCSSSDTEVLLYSYIEWGEECVLKFNGMWAFAIWDNQKKELFLSRDRFGKKPLFYASTDGKFIFASEMKAIYPFLKEIRPSQDFHWMKDNIFSYEATEKCLIDGIKRFPFGHNGIYKNGNLKIKRYWNTLDNIVEPPKTYDAQVERFRELFLDACKIRMRADVSIGTALSGGLDSSATISAMAHLSKSYVDYGKNDWQHAFVASFPGTPLDESHFAKMVVDHIGIEATYINIEPLKYWDNLEKYFYMFEDLYITSPIPMMATYGAVKKHGTTVTLDGHGADELFSGYGHLVEALWNSKFSIKNSIDILNTYQETLGNGTQFDRNSNFNIYVKFMIKKIAKIIFGKEIRSKDANHKNFKKLDSFSQQLYIIFHETILPTLLRNYDRYSMTNSVEIRMPFMDHRIVSFVTSLPYSSKFGNGYTKKLIRDAIDPYMPKEITWRKSKIGFNSPIVDWMQGDLKEWFLDTVHEKGFMESSLIDNPSDLQSQILSIVNKNTNSYALAENSWKNLTPYIWEKAIKKFGAGNNATN; this is encoded by the coding sequence ATGTGTGGAATATTAGGAACGATACCATCTTCAAATGAAACTAAATTTAAAAGTGCGTTAAATAGATTAGAGCATAGGGGTCCTGATGGTTTTGGGATAGAAACAATTGAAAATAGTATTACATTGGGACATAGAAGACTGGCTATTGTGGATTTGTCAGATGGCGCTCATCAGCCAATGTATGATAAAACAAAAAGATACTGTGTAATTTTTAATGGTGAGATATATAATTTTTTGGAAATTAAGAAAGAGTTAGAAGCAAAAGGGCATGCATTTTGTTCATCATCGGATACAGAAGTTTTGCTTTATTCTTATATAGAGTGGGGTGAAGAGTGTGTCTTAAAATTTAATGGAATGTGGGCTTTTGCTATATGGGATAATCAAAAAAAAGAGCTTTTTTTATCCAGAGATAGATTTGGTAAAAAACCACTTTTTTATGCCTCAACTGATGGTAAATTTATATTTGCCTCAGAAATGAAGGCCATCTATCCATTTTTAAAAGAAATAAGACCATCACAAGATTTTCACTGGATGAAAGATAATATTTTTTCATATGAAGCAACTGAAAAATGTTTGATAGATGGAATTAAAAGATTTCCGTTTGGACATAATGGAATTTATAAAAATGGAAATTTAAAAATAAAAAGATATTGGAACACGCTTGATAATATTGTGGAGCCACCAAAAACATATGATGCTCAAGTAGAGCGATTTAGGGAATTGTTTTTAGACGCCTGTAAGATTAGGATGAGAGCAGATGTATCCATAGGAACAGCCCTTAGTGGAGGGCTTGATAGTAGTGCAACTATTTCAGCTATGGCTCATCTATCAAAATCTTATGTTGATTATGGCAAGAATGACTGGCAACATGCTTTTGTTGCATCTTTTCCAGGTACTCCACTTGATGAATCACATTTTGCAAAAATGGTTGTTGATCATATAGGAATTGAAGCTACCTATATAAACATTGAGCCTCTTAAGTATTGGGATAACCTAGAAAAATATTTTTATATGTTTGAGGATTTATATATAACTAGCCCGATACCAATGATGGCTACATATGGAGCTGTAAAAAAACATGGAACGACAGTGACATTAGATGGGCATGGAGCAGATGAGCTTTTTAGTGGCTATGGACATTTAGTTGAAGCCTTATGGAATAGTAAATTTTCGATAAAAAATAGTATTGACATACTTAATACCTATCAAGAGACATTGGGTAATGGAACACAGTTTGATAGGAATAGTAATTTTAATATATATGTTAAATTTATGATAAAGAAAATAGCAAAAATAATTTTTGGAAAAGAAATTAGGTCAAAAGATGCCAACCATAAAAATTTTAAAAAACTTGATAGCTTTTCTCAGCAACTATATATAATTTTTCATGAAACAATATTGCCAACCTTGCTTAGGAATTATGATAGGTATTCTATGACAAATAGCGTAGAGATAAGGATGCCTTTTATGGATCACAGGATCGTCTCTTTTGTAACCTCTTTGCCGTATTCTAGTAAATTTGGAAATGGCTATACAAAAAAGCTCATAAGAGATGCCATAGATCCTTATATGCCAAAAGAGATAACATGGAGAAAGTCTAAGATTGGATTTAACTCTCCAATAGTTGATTGGATGCAGGGTGATTTAAAGGAATGGTTCTTGGATACGGTTCACGAAAAAGGCTTTATGGAATCTAGCTTGATAGACAATCCATCTGATCTTCAAAGTCAAATTTTGAGTATCGTAAATAAAAATACAAATAGCTATGCGTTGGCTGAAAATTCTTGGAAGAATTTAACACCATATATTTGGGAAAAAGCAATTAAAAAATTTGGAGCCGGCAATAATGCAACAAATTGA
- a CDS encoding flippase: MIDKIISLKNHQGFMKYFKNTSWLFFEKILRMLVGLFVGIWVTRYLGPERFGLFSYAQSFVGLFAAIATLGLDGIVVREIVKDESKATELIGTAFYLKLMGAVVTLLVLVIATQFTSNNRYTNLLVFIIASATIFQSFNVVDMYFQSKVLSKYAVFSNIISLFISSIVKITLILINAPLVAFAWAILFDSVVLAMGFIYFFLKYSTCEIKKIKFNKTIAISLLKDSWPLILSGVVISIYMKIDQVMIQEILGNEAVGQYAAATRLSEIWYFIPTILVSSLFPAVVNARKQSEELYYSRLQKLFDLVVWIAIAIALPMTFLSDIIVNMLYGEQYNQAASVLTIHIWASIFVFLGVASGQWFIAENLQLLAFWRTFCGMVTNIFLNLLLITKFGIKGVAIATLVSYMIAGFMFDFASYKLRRIFFMKLNTINPRRIW; encoded by the coding sequence ATGATAGATAAAATAATATCATTAAAAAATCATCAAGGCTTTATGAAGTATTTTAAAAATACATCATGGCTTTTTTTTGAAAAAATACTCCGTATGTTAGTTGGACTTTTTGTAGGAATTTGGGTGACTAGATATTTAGGGCCTGAGAGATTTGGGCTTTTTTCATATGCCCAAAGTTTTGTAGGACTTTTTGCTGCCATTGCCACACTCGGACTAGATGGTATAGTGGTGCGAGAGATAGTAAAAGATGAAAGTAAAGCAACCGAGCTGATAGGTACAGCTTTTTATCTTAAGCTCATGGGTGCTGTTGTAACACTATTGGTTTTAGTAATTGCTACCCAGTTTACTTCAAATAATAGATATACAAATTTACTAGTATTTATTATAGCTAGTGCTACTATATTTCAATCATTCAATGTGGTTGATATGTATTTCCAATCAAAAGTTTTATCAAAATATGCAGTATTTTCTAATATCATCTCTCTTTTTATAAGTAGTATAGTAAAGATTACACTCATTTTGATTAACGCTCCGCTTGTAGCTTTTGCGTGGGCTATTCTATTTGATAGTGTAGTTTTGGCTATGGGTTTTATTTATTTTTTTCTAAAATATTCAACTTGTGAGATAAAAAAAATAAAATTTAATAAGACTATTGCCATATCCCTCCTAAAAGATAGCTGGCCACTTATTTTAAGCGGAGTTGTAATATCTATATATATGAAAATAGATCAGGTTATGATTCAAGAGATACTAGGAAATGAAGCTGTTGGACAATATGCAGCTGCAACTAGATTAAGTGAAATTTGGTACTTTATACCCACTATTCTTGTATCCAGTTTATTTCCTGCAGTAGTAAACGCAAGAAAGCAGAGTGAAGAGTTATACTATAGTAGGCTTCAAAAGCTTTTTGACCTTGTTGTATGGATAGCCATTGCAATAGCACTACCAATGACTTTTTTATCTGATATTATAGTAAATATGCTTTATGGTGAACAATATAATCAGGCAGCAAGTGTATTGACAATACATATTTGGGCAAGTATATTTGTCTTTTTAGGGGTTGCTAGTGGCCAATGGTTTATTGCTGAAAATTTACAATTATTAGCTTTTTGGAGAACTTTTTGTGGAATGGTTACAAATATATTTTTAAATTTATTATTAATTACAAAATTTGGAATTAAAGGTGTTGCTATAGCAACACTGGTTAGCTATATGATTGCTGGTTTTATGTTTGATTTTGCTAGTTACAAATTAAGAAGAATTTTTTTTATGAAACTAAATACAATTAATCCAAGGAGAATATGGTGA
- a CDS encoding glycosyltransferase family 2 protein, whose protein sequence is MRKNNNRKDNFNMNYLEASNNKPMISIITVVFNGEKYLEQTIKSIINQTYKNFEYIIIDGGSTDGTLEIIKKYEDKISYWISEKDKGISDAFNKGVMAAKGDYINFQGDGDGFLSSETLEEIFKDIKAGELSIISTRIQRVDEDGNEIYRSKFVKNFDKRSLLFRMSLPHQGLFVPRSYFEKYGLFDLNNKFCMDYEHLLRSYRNFPSVITKDIVSARWRDDGIGNGRTLEIFKEYDKIKRDNKVASALVLDLIKYWILFKYYVKRFIGRS, encoded by the coding sequence ATGAGAAAAAATAATAATAGAAAAGATAATTTTAACATGAATTATTTAGAAGCATCTAATAATAAGCCTATGATTTCTATCATAACAGTCGTTTTTAATGGTGAGAAATATTTAGAGCAAACTATTAAAAGTATCATAAATCAGACTTATAAAAATTTTGAATACATCATAATAGATGGTGGAAGTACTGATGGTACTTTAGAAATTATAAAAAAATATGAAGACAAAATATCATATTGGATTAGCGAAAAAGATAAGGGCATAAGCGATGCTTTTAATAAGGGTGTAATGGCTGCAAAAGGTGATTATATAAATTTTCAAGGTGATGGCGATGGGTTTTTATCTAGTGAAACTTTAGAAGAGATTTTTAAAGATATAAAGGCTGGAGAATTATCTATAATAAGCACAAGGATACAAAGAGTGGACGAAGATGGAAATGAAATTTATAGGTCTAAATTTGTAAAGAATTTTGATAAAAGATCACTGCTATTTAGGATGTCCTTGCCGCATCAGGGATTGTTTGTACCAAGGAGCTATTTTGAAAAATATGGACTTTTTGATCTAAATAATAAATTTTGTATGGACTATGAGCATTTGCTTCGAAGTTATCGAAATTTTCCAAGCGTTATAACTAAAGATATCGTTTCTGCCAGATGGCGAGATGACGGCATTGGGAATGGAAGAACTCTGGAGATATTTAAAGAGTATGATAAGATAAAAAGAGATAATAAAGTAGCCAGTGCATTAGTTTTGGATCTAATTAAATATTGGATTTTATTTAAATACTATGTCAAAAGGTTTATTGGGAGATCATGA
- a CDS encoding FkbM family methyltransferase produces MSLQKICKKFLPKIVKEKIIEFRNNNLDGYTTKSYSQEGEDMILRRLFGGQKFGFYVDVGAHHPKRFSNTYYFYKKGWRGINIDAMPGSMIAFDKFRPRDINIERPISDKKQILTYYAFNEPALNTFSKELAVEYEKENYFIKFTKDIETTTLEDILDRNLPKNQDIDFLSVDVEGLDLMVLRSNNFEKYKPKIVLIEILGNSFSEIENNKIADYLRQYGYSIFAKTVNTVFFVNNSFKKDKLL; encoded by the coding sequence ATGTCACTACAAAAAATATGTAAAAAATTTTTGCCAAAAATAGTAAAAGAAAAGATTATCGAGTTTAGAAATAATAATTTAGATGGATATACCACAAAGTCATATTCCCAAGAGGGTGAAGATATGATTTTGAGAAGGTTGTTTGGAGGACAGAAATTTGGTTTTTATGTAGATGTGGGTGCCCATCATCCCAAGCGTTTTTCAAATACATATTATTTTTATAAAAAAGGATGGAGAGGTATTAATATAGATGCCATGCCCGGCAGTATGATTGCTTTTGATAAATTTCGTCCAAGAGATATAAATATAGAAAGGCCAATATCTGATAAAAAACAAATTTTAACTTACTATGCCTTTAATGAACCTGCTTTAAATACTTTTTCAAAGGAGTTGGCAGTAGAGTATGAAAAGGAAAATTATTTTATAAAATTTACAAAAGATATTGAAACTACAACACTTGAGGATATTCTTGATAGAAATTTGCCAAAAAACCAGGATATAGACTTTTTATCGGTAGATGTTGAAGGATTGGATCTTATGGTATTAAGATCAAATAACTTTGAAAAATACAAACCAAAAATAGTTTTGATAGAAATTCTAGGAAATAGCTTTAGTGAAATTGAAAACAATAAAATAGCTGATTATTTAAGGCAATATGGCTATTCTATCTTTGCAAAGACTGTTAATACTGTATTTTTTGTAAACAATAGTTTTAAAAAAGATAAGCTTTTATAG